A genomic window from Salvia hispanica cultivar TCC Black 2014 chromosome 5, UniMelb_Shisp_WGS_1.0, whole genome shotgun sequence includes:
- the LOC125189896 gene encoding uncharacterized protein LOC125189896, with protein sequence MLSDTVSAEELKRPLPQMEDPFFLNEKPTEEGKKGETQPGNEQPEEAIPTSGPQTQEEPKEIPPRLTEEAKGEKPFPYQFVMKRKKENPVDFMSIFGKLDVTIPFLQAVRLPPLGKFIKEFIVGKAQEDGKIMADVEAAAWCDLISSRGLTDEEIEGAITEFCQKSELAGSVGALLPASMEEKSDGEQKREEDSKKNPLPTDTLPPQVELKMLPANLKYAYLGEEDSFPVIINSGLTEEQEAKLLTVLSKNKKAIGWSLTDLVGISPDVCMHHIRLEEGAKAHRDSQRKVNPNMREEIPKEILKLLSLGIIYSTSHGMANVYRLPKLNTATRKDHFPLPFIDQMLERLAGRKYFCFLDGYCGYFQIYVNPEDQDKTTFTCPFGTYAYRRMPYGLCNAPEGIVLGHVVLEKGIQVDQAKDFAKIAQPLTRLLQNEVEFIFDEHCKAAFNLLKEKLISTPIIQAPNWNHPFEVMCDASDYVVGAILGQKIDGKR encoded by the exons ATGTTGAGCGACACCGTCTCTGCGGAAGAGCTCAAGAGGCCTCTACCTCAGATGGAGGATCCGTTTTTTCTGAACGAGAAGCCTACTGAGGAAGGAAAGAAGGGAGAAACACAACCTGGAAACGAGCAACCTGAAGAAGCAATACCCACATCGGGACCTCAAACCCAGGAGGAACCAAAGGAAATTCCACCAAGGCTAACTGAAGAGGCTAAAGGAGAAAAACCGTTTCCATACCAGTTTGTTatgaagaggaagaaagaaaaccCTGTGGATTTCATGTCGATCTTCGGAAAGCTGGATGTCACCATACCATTCCTCCAAGCCGTGAGACTGCCCCCTCTGGGGAAGTTTATAAAGGAGTTCATAGTCGGAAAGGCCCAGgaggatggaaaaatcatg GCTGATGTGGAAGCAGCTGCATGGTGTGATCTGATCAGTAGCCGAGGGTTAACTGACGAGGAGATCGAAGGAGCAATTACGGAATTCTGTCAGAAGTCGGAACTAGCAGGATCTGTAGGGGCTTTACTACCGGCCAGTATGGAGGAAAAATCAGATGGTGAACAAAAGCGAGAGGAGGATTCTAAAAAGAACCCTCTACCTACAGACACGCTACCCCCTCAAGTGGAGTTAAAAATGTTGCCAGCGAACcttaagtatgcctacctCGGGGAGGAAGACTCGTTCCCCGTAATCATCAATAGCGGGCTGACTGAAGAGCAAGAGGCAAAACTACTAACTGTGCtgagcaaaaacaagaaggcTATTGGATGGAGCCTTACGGACCTGGTGGGGATAAGCCCGGATGTatgcatgcaccacattaggCTGGAGGAGGGAGCCAAGGCGCATAGAGATTCACAAAGAAAGgtgaacccaaacatgcgGGAAGAGATACCGAAGGAAATCTTGAAGTTGCTCTCGCTGGGCATTATATACTCG ACTAGTCACGGGATGGCGAATGTGTATAGATTACCGAAGCTGAACACTGCAACCAGGAAGGACCATTTCCCCTTGCCATTCATCGATCAAATGCTGGAGCGACTGGCTGGGAGGAAGTACTTCTGTTTTTTGGATGGGTACTGTGGCTACTTTCAAATCTACGTGAATCCGGAGGACCAGGATAAGACCACGTTCACCTGTCCTTTTGGAACCTATGCGTATAGGCGTATGCCGTATGGCCTATGCAACGCTCCCG AAGGAATCGTCTTAGGACACGTGGTGTTAGAAAAGGGAATCCAAGTGGATCAAGCTAAG gatttcgccaaGATTGCCCAACCCCTTACCAGACTTCTCCAGAACGAGGTGGAATTCATTTTCGACGAGCATTGCAAGGCTGCTTTCAACCTTcttaaggaaaaattgatcTCTACACCGATTATTCAAGCTCCTAACTGGAATCACCCCTTCgaggtgatgtgcgatgcCAGTGACTATGTCGTGGGGGCCATACTGGGTCAGAAGATCGATGGGAAGAGGTAA